A single window of Desulfovibrio desulfuricans DNA harbors:
- a CDS encoding 4'-phosphopantetheinyl transferase family protein: protein MLAQRFCNWRAPSAPEKSILCVGLELENIADWPSKCAPHTSPQEQQEAGRYVRIEDAARHLAGRALARRLLLAAFGQNSAAELARSPYGKPFCPGISADFSISHSGSMVWVALCRCASVGIDVERMRPLPDAAELTSQLHPQEQKDLLSLPPGELQAAFYRCWTRKEAVIKAVGMGLSMPLQSFSVHTGPQESGWIASFTANAVHGMAAMLEGGGQWTSRDIRTTDGYQCSVAAHSPCLDVVVHLAC from the coding sequence GTGCTGGCGCAACGTTTTTGCAACTGGCGCGCGCCGTCCGCCCCGGAAAAATCCATTTTGTGCGTTGGCCTGGAGCTTGAAAATATTGCGGACTGGCCCAGCAAGTGCGCGCCCCACACCTCCCCGCAGGAGCAGCAGGAGGCCGGGCGCTACGTACGCATAGAAGATGCGGCGCGGCATCTGGCAGGCAGAGCTTTGGCGCGGCGTTTGCTGCTCGCCGCCTTTGGGCAGAACAGTGCCGCAGAGTTAGCCCGCTCCCCTTACGGCAAGCCCTTTTGCCCCGGAATATCCGCTGATTTTTCCATCAGCCATTCGGGCAGCATGGTGTGGGTGGCCCTTTGCCGCTGCGCAAGCGTGGGCATTGATGTGGAAAGGATGCGCCCTCTGCCCGATGCGGCGGAGCTGACCAGCCAGCTGCATCCGCAGGAGCAAAAAGACCTGCTGTCCCTGCCCCCTGGGGAACTGCAAGCGGCCTTTTACCGCTGCTGGACGCGCAAGGAGGCCGTAATCAAGGCTGTGGGCATGGGCCTGAGCATGCCCTTGCAAAGCTTCAGCGTGCACACCGGGCCGCAAGAGAGCGGCTGGATAGCATCCTTCACTGCAAATGCTGTTCACGGCATGGCTGCAATGCTTGAGGGTGGCGGGCAGTGGACAAGCCGCGACATCAGAACAACAGATGGTTACCAGTGCAGCGTTGCGGCCCATAGCCCCTGCCTGGACGTCGTGGTCCACCTTGCCTGTTGA
- a CDS encoding thioesterase II family protein: MQHSATTLFCIPHAGGNTAFYARFNELFPAWITTRPLELPGKGRRCRERLLTNMESMGRDLLEQIHPAAHTGPYALFGHSMGGLLAFLCARFACDAALPLPKALFISSATTPGLMRTGISRPVDQLPPGALWDYVARMGGIPPEIAQSQDFRNYLEPVLCADFMAIEGWQPAPYSPLPLPIHTTIGSHDLVTEADALQWQNLTDAQCTVRTFSGGHFYVQDHWQELADHMTRTLQTTD, from the coding sequence ATGCAACACTCGGCTACAACACTTTTCTGCATTCCCCACGCCGGAGGCAATACCGCCTTTTATGCGAGGTTCAACGAGCTTTTTCCGGCATGGATCACTACAAGACCTCTGGAACTGCCGGGCAAAGGCCGCCGCTGCCGGGAGCGGCTGCTTACCAACATGGAAAGCATGGGGCGCGACCTGCTTGAGCAGATACACCCCGCCGCCCACACTGGCCCTTACGCCCTTTTTGGCCACAGCATGGGCGGCCTGCTGGCCTTTCTTTGCGCGCGCTTCGCCTGCGATGCGGCACTGCCCTTGCCCAAGGCCCTGTTCATTTCGTCCGCCACCACGCCAGGGCTGATGCGCACCGGGATTTCACGCCCTGTTGATCAGCTTCCCCCAGGCGCGCTGTGGGACTACGTGGCCCGCATGGGCGGCATCCCGCCCGAGATTGCGCAGTCGCAGGATTTCAGAAACTACCTTGAACCTGTGCTCTGCGCTGATTTTATGGCCATCGAGGGCTGGCAGCCCGCCCCCTACAGCCCATTGCCCTTGCCTATCCACACCACCATCGGCAGCCACGACCTCGTTACCGAGGCTGACGCCCTGCAGTGGCAAAACCTGACAGACGCGCAATGCACGGTACGCACCTTCAGCGGCGGCCATTTTTACGTTCAGGACCACTGGCAGGAACTGGCAGACCACATGACCCGCACCCTTCAAACAACGGATTAG
- a CDS encoding KamA family radical SAM protein, which produces MDAEPCWKCLDWKKELANNVVTIDQLKQYATFSPQEEATLREVAKVHPVNIPRYYLSLIDKNDPNDPIRRMCFPDAEELVVAGSMGATTADPYGDDKHDKGNGVLHKYDCTALLITTECCAMHCRHCFRRRIVGHSSQQTLRNFAGALQYIADNPKINNVILSGGDPLTLATPVLQKMLEGLAEIDHVDFVRIGTRIPVTYPLRIFEDALMDALRAFAERKALYIATHYNHAREITLTSTEAIKRLRLCGATINNQAVLLRGVNDSVEDIVELMNRLLSIGVNPYYLYQCMPVSRVRHHFQLPLKQGIAIVDKAKAQLSGYGKRFKYIIGHDIGKLEICGISEGNIVLKQMHARIGHEEQASRIIIQKLADDAGWVEL; this is translated from the coding sequence ATGGACGCTGAACCTTGCTGGAAATGCCTTGACTGGAAAAAGGAACTTGCAAACAACGTCGTCACCATCGACCAGTTGAAGCAATACGCCACCTTCAGTCCACAAGAGGAAGCAACGCTTCGTGAAGTCGCCAAGGTGCACCCGGTCAACATTCCCCGCTATTATCTGAGCCTTATAGATAAAAACGATCCCAATGATCCCATCCGTCGCATGTGCTTTCCTGATGCGGAAGAACTGGTGGTTGCCGGATCCATGGGCGCGACTACTGCCGATCCCTACGGTGATGACAAGCACGACAAGGGCAATGGCGTACTGCATAAATACGACTGCACTGCACTGCTGATCACAACAGAATGCTGCGCCATGCACTGCCGCCACTGCTTTCGCCGCCGTATTGTGGGGCACTCCAGCCAGCAGACCTTGCGCAACTTTGCCGGGGCGCTGCAATACATTGCCGACAATCCCAAGATCAACAACGTCATTCTTTCCGGCGGCGATCCACTGACTCTGGCAACCCCGGTGCTGCAAAAAATGCTGGAGGGGCTGGCCGAGATCGACCATGTGGATTTTGTGCGTATCGGTACGCGCATTCCTGTCACCTACCCGCTGCGCATCTTTGAAGACGCCCTCATGGACGCCCTGCGCGCCTTTGCCGAGCGCAAGGCTCTGTACATTGCCACGCACTACAACCATGCGCGAGAGATCACGCTCACCTCGACCGAGGCCATCAAGAGGCTGCGCCTGTGCGGGGCCACCATCAACAATCAGGCGGTGCTGCTGCGCGGCGTCAACGACAGTGTGGAAGACATTGTCGAACTTATGAACCGCCTGCTTTCCATTGGGGTGAACCCGTATTATCTGTACCAGTGCATGCCTGTTTCGCGGGTACGGCACCATTTTCAACTGCCTCTCAAGCAGGGCATTGCCATTGTGGATAAGGCCAAGGCGCAACTCAGCGGCTATGGAAAACGCTTCAAGTACATAATCGGGCACGACATCGGCAAACTGGAAATCTGCGGCATCAGCGAGGGCAATATTGTTCTCAAACAGATGCATGCCCGCATCGGACACGAAGAACAGGCCTCGCGCATCATCATCCAAAAGCTTGCTGACGATGCCGGATGGGTTGAACTGTAG